ttacaatttcttttcatttatttaaCTAAAATGGATAGATTCTCgtgaaaaaaattatcattaaaaattcaaaaaaattgtaTCTCTGAGCATAGAGAtgctaaatattttattacatcTCAACAGGGAtgctcataaaaaaaaaatccaaatacaTAACAAGGAAATCGTAACGTTATTGGCACGAGATGAGTTGTTTTTACTTCTTATCACCCATCCCAAGTGTGTTTTTCACACCATCAATGGCACCTTGAGCCATGTGAGCCATCTGTTCTCCAGTCTGAATTACAATACACAAAACAACATTATCttatatttgtataaaaatcatataaaaataaaataaaattcaattgaTGTAACATGGATGGAGGACCTGTTGAAGGAAGGTAGCATTCTCCTCTTTGCTACGTTGGGCCTGTTGTTGGGTTTGACCAGCAGCTTCGCAGGCCTTATCATGGGCCTTGCTTGCCGTATTCTTAGCAGACTCCACCCACTCCTCTGTCTTCGCCTGcccaatataaaatatatacacaccagtaaaaaaaataaaataaataagaagcATATTTTTAGATGATATATGGTTCTTTTAATtaacaatataattttcaactgTGATTGGGTTATTATTctcaaaatttcttatttttactattttctaTCTTAAGTATTCGGTCTCATCACTACTTTTAGGAATCCTCGACTTGTTTCGTTCCAATAAATTCGTACATCTATAATATTATCATGGAAAAATCGCAAAGAGTCAAATATGAATGACAAAAAATGAAATTCTATATatctaatataataaaatactatggtgtattttatatttttttagatacatatattaaatatagGTCATTTATGCATATGTATTGCAATTAATATTACCTGAGTCTGACCACGAGCTTGTCCTGCATTGAACTGACCACTCGACATCTTGAACCTTTACAAGGAtttagaaaatcaaaattttttttaagaaagaaaTCTTGGATGATTTTTGTTGTATATGATGTGATTAGTTTGTTTAAAAGGTTTTTATAGAGTTAATCGGCTCGTGCGAGAATGACAAGTGTCTACTTGAGGTTGTTAACCTTTAAATTGTATGACCCAGTAAATGTAAAGCATGTCCAAGTTTTTGCGCAAAAAAGGGGTATCCATATGAATCACATGATCTGTGCTTTGTTTTCGCtatttagttattattttttctactgcaaaaatgatatataatttcTCAAAcagtaataaaatatattgttcGATAGATATTTTTCTCTACACATACAATCAAATTGACTCATTCTTCCCTTCGgattgtatttatatttttctctatATTTACAAACAATAATTATCttgtttcatatttttataatcaaCAAGGACCTTTTTTTGTTGTACAAACTTCTTTATTTGAAAGAAATGTAAATAGTTTCGAAATTACCTTTAGATAACAATAACGTTAAgctgaaataaataataataagctAGGTGATATATATTGATGTAATGATGATAAAAAAACATAGTAGAGGGAAATTAATTTTACTTGTTTCATTTTGAGTTTTATTAGCCCGATACCTGAAAATATTGATGTGGTGCCGAAAAATACTGACGCGATGCTAGAAATTGCTGATGAATTCAGAATCATTTTTAGGGAGTGATATACTGTACTGAAAAATGCATATCATATACTTTACCAAAATTTAcggtattaaaaataattataccgatatcgtgtcgaaaattttgttaaattcTGTACGGTAACATCagtatatcgaaaattcggtctTTTTTCTTATTTCTAATCACATCAACAGTTGAACTAAAGTAGTCGAAAATCAAACTTTAAtggatcaaaataaaaatttgataagttcTGGATTAATATAAAATCATACAAATTAGTGAACCGTATCCGGTAGGGCATAACTTTGGACTTGAGCCTCAAAATATTAGTTTCCTGTACTAGGGTCAAACTCGGTACCTTCAAAAGTTTCAACTCCTACCTGTAATTGATTGATGGTCTCATTAACTTTCTAAAGAAAACGTGCTACCATGACGTGGGCATGCATAAATGTGACATCAGGAAAAATTCAGAAGAAGAGGACTGAAATTAAACACCGAACATGTTAGAATTAACAAGTTTACAATGtgctataaatacaatctcacagtTTTAGTCATATTACGTTTTTATTTTTACCGTCAAACTTATCTACTATGAATTCAGGATCTACTAAATATATgccaaatataaaaatatattaaaattttatagagtatataaaaatttaaattgaataacAGTAGACTTTTAAACTCCACggaaattattaaaagtctacaATTAATACACTCCTTTAATATATGTTTTAGGTTCATTCAACCGTCACGTGACTTCTTAACTTTTGAAGAGGATCCGATGGGACCACAATTGCACATTTTCAAAGCAATCTTCAATTCCAACCACCCAATGGCAAATAGCATGCATCATCGTATGACCAAACTAGCCAGTCAAACAAAGAAGGAATTTTCaagcgaaaaaaaaaaaaaaaaaacNaaaaaaaaaaaaaaatgtaacattTCAAATCTTGGAAAAACAATATCTAGCTAGCCTAACTTCATTTTCACAATACACCTGTGTTTAGGACAAttggttttctttatttttcattagATGTAGTTGGCTCTATTCGTTTCATTTCCATCCCAAGTTTATTATGCACATCATCATCCTCGTACACATAAGCGAATCCACCATGTCGGGTCAGATCCATACCCGCCAACTCATCATCCTTCGAGATTCGAAGAAGCTTAAACTTATGTAGGATATAGAACAATGGGCCCATCGTTGCACTGACCCACACGATTATCACCAAAATCTGAGTGATATGGGCAAACAAAAGCTTCCAACCCCCACCCATGAACAACCCGTATGGCCGATCCGGTTTACCCGGGTACACCTCATTCACATATTTCTGGGTGGCAAACAAAGCCGTGAAGATAATCCCCCAAGCGCCGCAGCCTCCATGCAGCTGTGCCGCCTCCAACGGGTCGTCGTATTTAATCTTCTCAGCCAACTTGTTACACCCCATCAACACCCACGCCGCCACGAAGCCGCATATCACTGCCGCCCAGGGATCCACCACAGAGCAACCAGCGGTAATTGCAGCGAATCCGCCCAGCAGCCCGTTGCATACATCTGTGACGTTCCAGTGCCCGGAGAGAAGACGTTTGCCGAACAAGGTGGTTAGCGCGGCGGTGCAGCCAGCTAGAGTGGTGGTCACCGCCGTCCGCCCGACCGCAGACCACTGCCCGTAGTAGTTTCCACTCGTGTACGCGCTCAGGATCTTGGTGAACGAACCAGGGTTAAAGCCGTACCACCCGAACCATAACAAGAACGTACCCAGCACAACCAAAGTGGCGCTGTGCCCACGTAGAGCCACGGCCCGACCCGTATGATCAAACCGTCCGATTCTAGGGCCTTCGATCAATGCTCCATATAGACCTGCAATGCCTCCAACCATATGAACGACGCCAGACCCGGCGAAATCAATCACTCCGGTTCCGAGAAATAGGTTTCCCGTGTTACCGGCACTGGCCCATCCGTCGGTAGACCAAAACCAGTGGGAGACAACCGGATAAACGAATCCCGTGAGAAATGAAGAGTAGATCAGATAAGCCACGAACTGGGTCCTCTCTGCTATGGATCCGCTGGTGATTCCAGCCGCGGCGATGGCGAAAGCCCATTGGTAGAGGAAGAAACTGTAATCGAATAGGGATGACGGCATCTCCTTCAAGCCAAAGAAATGGCGGCCGATGAATCCGTTAGAGGGCGCGCCGAAAGCAAAGGCAAATCCGAACACGTAATAGAAGATACCACCGGCGGCGGCGTCGAGGACGTTTGTGAGCATTATGTTCATGGTGTTCTTGGCTCGGACGGAACCGGCGCAGAGCATGGCGAATCCGAGCTGCATGGAGAAGACGAGATAGGCGGAGAAGAGGAGGTACGTGGAATCCACGGCGTAGGAGGTGTCGATAAATTTGTCTGAAACTGCTGAGAATTGGCCGCAAATGTAATCAGCTGCGGCGACGGCGCTGGTAATGTTGGCACCGAATAGCGGCGCCAGTT
This is a stretch of genomic DNA from Primulina huaijiensis isolate GDHJ02 unplaced genomic scaffold, ASM1229523v2 scaffold21627, whole genome shotgun sequence. It encodes these proteins:
- the LOC140967012 gene encoding ammonium transporter 1 member 1-like, which translates into the protein MASLSCSADQLAPLFGANITSAVAAADYICGQFSAVSDKFIDTSYAVDSTYLLFSAYLVFSMQLGFAMLCAGSVRAKNTMNIMLTNVLDAAAGGIFYYVFGFAFAFGAPSNGFIGRHFFGLKEMPSSLFDYSFFLYQWAFAIAAAGITSGSIAERTQFVAYLIYSSFLTGFVYPVVSHWFWSTDGWASAGNTGNLFLGTGVIDFAGSGVVHMVGGIAGLYGALIEGPRIGRFDHTGRAVALRGHSATLVVLGTFLLWFGWYGFNPGSFTKILSAYTSGNYYGQWSAVGRTAVTTTLAGCTAALTTLFGKRLLSGHWNVTDVCNGLLGGFAAITAGCSVVDPWAAVICGFVAAWVLMGCNKLAEKIKYDDPLEAAQLHGGCGAWGIIFTALFATQKYVNEVYPGKPDRPYGLFMGGGWKLLFAHITQILVIIVWVSATMGPLFYILHKFKLLRISKDDELAGMDLTRHGGFAYVYEDDDVHNKLGMEMKRIEPTTSNEK
- the LOC140967010 gene encoding uncharacterized protein; translation: MSSGQFNAGQARGQTQAKTEEWVESAKNTASKAHDKACEAAGQTQQQAQRSKEENATFLQQTGEQMAHMAQGAIDGVKNTLGMGDKK